One Parasphingorhabdus cellanae genomic region harbors:
- a CDS encoding phosphotransferase — protein sequence MSAEFPLRPEDFGKAFVEKVFGAPAGALTSLTYKPVGTGQVCDSYRFRCEWTEGYDALTRPPTFIAKCPSADEISRSAAAIFHLYDMEVGWYRDVAGGSGVKCPKCYHAAIADNEQEFVLMLEDMAPAEQGDQLAGATLVQVETTLKEAADLHSFRPDGGFEKFAWLHHAAKNVAFTEQTLTNGYPVFKERFADLLSPEILDIGQQLVDRIGSYVGQEPLEQTITHGDMRLDNILFYEDGQLAALVDWQTCTFGNPANDVAYMIGTSFADPAMRRQHEEKLVKDYLYRREEEWGMPFDFESFWQEYRRHAFAGFIMAINASLHVEQTDRGDRMFAVMAERPAQMALDLDSLSLL from the coding sequence ATGAGCGCGGAATTCCCGCTCCGGCCGGAAGATTTTGGAAAAGCCTTTGTCGAGAAGGTTTTCGGTGCGCCCGCAGGCGCTCTAACATCTCTTACCTACAAACCGGTTGGAACGGGGCAAGTGTGTGACAGCTATCGCTTTCGTTGCGAGTGGACGGAAGGCTATGATGCGTTAACGCGGCCGCCGACGTTCATCGCCAAATGTCCAAGCGCCGACGAGATCAGCCGCAGTGCGGCCGCCATTTTCCATCTCTATGATATGGAGGTGGGTTGGTACCGCGATGTGGCTGGCGGCTCTGGTGTCAAATGCCCGAAATGCTACCACGCTGCGATTGCCGACAACGAACAGGAATTTGTCCTGATGCTGGAAGACATGGCACCGGCGGAGCAAGGCGATCAATTGGCAGGAGCAACACTTGTCCAGGTTGAAACGACTCTGAAAGAAGCTGCTGACCTCCACAGCTTCAGGCCAGATGGTGGTTTTGAGAAATTCGCATGGCTGCACCATGCCGCCAAGAATGTGGCGTTTACCGAGCAGACCCTGACCAATGGCTATCCCGTTTTCAAAGAGCGATTTGCCGATCTCCTCTCGCCTGAGATACTGGATATTGGCCAGCAACTGGTGGATCGGATCGGGTCCTATGTCGGACAGGAACCTCTCGAACAGACCATTACCCATGGTGATATGCGGCTGGATAACATTCTCTTTTATGAAGATGGACAATTGGCTGCCTTAGTGGACTGGCAGACTTGCACATTCGGTAACCCTGCCAATGATGTTGCCTATATGATCGGGACCAGCTTTGCGGATCCAGCGATGCGTCGCCAGCATGAGGAAAAATTGGTGAAAGACTATCTCTATCGGCGTGAAGAGGAATGGGGCATGCCGTTTGATTTTGAGTCATTCTGGCAGGAATATCGCCGTCATGCCTTTGCCGGCTTCATCATGGCGATCAACGCATCGCTGCATGTCGAGCAAACGGATCGCGGGGACCGGATGTTCGCAGTTATGGCCGAACGCCCCGCGCAAATGGCGCTCGATCTCGACAGTTTGAGTCTGTTGTAA
- the zapE gene encoding cell division protein ZapE yields MTDFYAAYQALITNGELRPDADQDSCAKRLATLQKELEAVPPRGSVLWRMFSKKPKPPRGVYMWGGVGRGKSMLMDLFYDSLQIHRKKRAHFHEFMLDVHARLNVERKKEQGDPILPVVAALAEEARFLAFDEMVVNNSADAMIMSRLFTGLVEAGVTLIATSNRPPVDLYKDGLNREHFLPFIDLLENRLDVISLNGPTDYRRERLGGVDLWHVPNGDAATKALSEAFFRLTDYPPEDRAHVPSEELPVQGGRSMHVPKALKGVGVFSFKRLCAEARGAPDYLAIARHFHSVIIVGIPILSKENRNEAARFVTLIDALYEYRVKLLASADAEPDALYPEGDGSFEFVRTASRLVEMQSDDYLALGHGTGEALSQ; encoded by the coding sequence ATGACAGACTTTTATGCGGCGTATCAGGCGTTGATAACAAATGGCGAGTTGCGGCCGGATGCAGATCAGGACAGCTGTGCCAAACGTCTCGCCACGCTGCAGAAAGAGCTGGAAGCGGTGCCGCCGCGCGGCAGCGTGCTGTGGCGCATGTTTTCCAAGAAACCCAAGCCGCCGCGCGGCGTCTATATGTGGGGCGGCGTCGGGCGCGGTAAGTCGATGCTGATGGATCTGTTTTACGACAGCCTTCAGATTCACCGCAAGAAACGCGCGCATTTCCATGAGTTCATGCTGGATGTGCATGCGCGATTGAATGTTGAACGCAAGAAGGAACAAGGTGATCCGATCCTTCCGGTCGTTGCAGCTTTGGCGGAGGAAGCACGCTTTCTGGCCTTTGACGAAATGGTGGTCAACAATAGCGCCGACGCGATGATTATGTCGCGCTTGTTCACCGGTCTCGTTGAAGCTGGCGTTACGTTGATCGCTACCTCCAATCGACCACCGGTTGATTTGTATAAAGATGGCCTTAATCGCGAGCATTTTTTACCTTTCATTGATTTGCTGGAAAACCGGCTCGATGTCATCTCGCTCAACGGCCCGACCGACTATCGCCGTGAACGACTAGGCGGGGTTGACCTCTGGCATGTGCCCAATGGCGATGCAGCGACCAAGGCGTTGAGCGAGGCTTTCTTTCGCCTGACCGACTATCCACCGGAAGATCGGGCCCATGTCCCCTCCGAAGAACTGCCGGTGCAGGGCGGCCGGTCGATGCATGTTCCTAAGGCCTTGAAGGGCGTCGGTGTTTTCTCGTTCAAACGGCTCTGTGCCGAAGCCCGGGGAGCCCCGGATTATCTGGCGATTGCCCGGCATTTTCACAGTGTTATCATCGTCGGTATTCCTATCCTGTCCAAAGAGAACCGCAATGAAGCGGCGCGATTTGTGACCCTCATCGATGCGCTCTACGAATATCGGGTCAAGCTGCTGGCGAGCGCTGACGCGGAACCCGATGCGCTCTATCCCGAGGGCGACGGGTCATTCGAATTTGTCCGCACCGCCTCCCGGCTGGTCGAGATGCAGTCGGATGACTATCTCGCTCTGGGTCATGGCACGGGCGAAGCGCTCTCCCAATAA